CCTGGAACACTTTGGCGACGCAGCCCTCGGTCTGAGTGCGAAGGCGGTAGCCCTTGCCGTTGACCCTCAGTTCGATCTCCTGCAGCCGCTCCAGGTCCTGCAGGATGTCGGCCCACTCGAGACGGTAGCCGCGTTTGGCCAAACGTCGCTCCAGTTCGTCGCGCAGCACCAGCGCCAGAAACGAACAGAACACGTGGCCGCGGATCGTGTCGTCGCGCTTGTGGTAGATCGGGCGCGTCGCCAGCGCCGTCTTCATGGTGCGAAAGGTCGCCTCGACTTGCCACAGTTGCTTGTACTTGAGCGCGAGCTCGCGCGCCGAAAGATCGGTGTTGGTGGTCAGGACCCACTTGCCATCGAAGCGCGCCTCGGCTTGGATCTTGTCATCGTCGATCGCGAAGTGGGCGCCGCTCGTCTTCACGTACTTGCGGTAGCCGCGGTTGCCGATCAGCGTCTTGTCGCCTTGTTTTAGCGTCTCTCTGAGCGAGGCGAGGATCGCTTCGCGGTCGTGCCGGTCTTTGGTCGCTTGATCTTCGTTCAGGCACACGACGTAGCGACGGTCTTCGATCCATACCTCCTTGACCTTGAGCGGCGAGGGTGCCTTGGGATCTTGGCTCTTGGGGTAGACCTCCTCGTAGCGCCCGGGGCGCGCCAGCACCTCTTCGTTCACCTCGCGCGTACGCCGCATGCGCACCCCCAGGATGTAGCGCCAGCCGCGCGCCTGGAGTTGCTCGATCGTGGCGCGGCTGATCATGCCGCGGTCGGCCACCACGCACACCTCGCCCACCTTGAACTGCGTGCGCAGCCGATCGACCACCGGGACCAGGCTCGTCACGTCGGCCGGGTTGCCGGGCCACATCTGGCTGCAAAGCGGCCGCCCCTCGTCATCGAGCACTACCCCGGCCACCATT
This region of bacterium genomic DNA includes:
- a CDS encoding IS1634 family transposase, which produces MKQRVLFRLGRLDQLRASGELDGLLLALGRFSEKYAVLGAHAKGQSVSGRARTIGAALIFERLWRDCGIESLLKELAAKRRFGFELERAVFLTVLHRLFVSGSDRAAEKWKHHYAIAGVEELGLHQLYRTMGWLGEPVAAAPSAEASVLPYRTRCELIEERLFEQRRDLFTKLDLVFFDTTSMYFEGEGGETLGQYGHSKDHRPDLKQMVAGVVLDDEGRPLCSQMWPGNPADVTSLVPVVDRLRTQFKVGEVCVVADRGMISRATIEQLQARGWRYILGVRMRRTREVNEEVLARPGRYEEVYPKSQDPKAPSPLKVKEVWIEDRRYVVCLNEDQATKDRHDREAILASLRETLKQGDKTLIGNRGYRKYVKTSGAHFAIDDDKIQAEARFDGKWVLTTNTDLSARELALKYKQLWQVEATFRTMKTALATRPIYHKRDDTIRGHVFCSFLALVLRDELERRLAKRGYRLEWADILQDLERLQEIELRVNGKGYRLRTQTEGCVAKVFQACGVALPPELQPL